One Deltaproteobacteria bacterium genomic region harbors:
- the panB gene encoding 3-methyl-2-oxobutanoate hydroxymethyltransferase, giving the protein MERKKVTIPDILQMKKEERKITKVNLHDYPTAVLADRAGIDIVMIGDSIGMVVLGYENTIPVTMEEMIHHAKAVTRGAKHCLVVCDMPFMSYQTSVDEAVRNAGRLLKETGVDAVKLEGGVDIKEKVRAMVGAGIPVMGHIGLLPQRVSLVGKYRVQGKDAATARLILKDALAIEEAGAFGIVLESVTAEVAKLITERLKIPTLGAGSGPYLDGQSLNLYDILGLSLGVVPRFAKKYLNLAEETTRVLSEYKKDVEEGRFPAEEHYFRMDEKELQKLMAKKKRK; this is encoded by the coding sequence ATGGAAAGAAAAAAAGTCACCATCCCGGATATTTTGCAGATGAAAAAAGAGGAGAGGAAGATTACGAAGGTAAACCTGCACGATTATCCTACGGCGGTTTTGGCTGACCGGGCAGGGATCGACATCGTCATGATCGGGGACTCCATTGGCATGGTGGTCCTGGGATACGAAAACACCATTCCGGTCACTATGGAAGAAATGATCCACCACGCCAAAGCGGTGACCCGCGGGGCCAAACACTGCCTCGTGGTCTGCGATATGCCTTTCATGTCCTACCAGACGAGCGTGGATGAGGCGGTGAGGAATGCCGGACGGCTCTTGAAAGAAACGGGGGTGGATGCGGTCAAGCTGGAGGGAGGTGTGGATATAAAAGAGAAAGTGAGAGCCATGGTGGGAGCCGGAATTCCGGTCATGGGGCACATCGGCCTCCTCCCGCAGAGAGTTTCCTTGGTCGGAAAGTACCGGGTCCAGGGCAAGGATGCGGCCACGGCGAGATTGATCCTAAAGGATGCCTTGGCCATAGAGGAGGCAGGGGCTTTCGGCATCGTTCTGGAGAGCGTGACGGCAGAAGTGGCCAAGCTGATCACGGAAAGATTAAAAATCCCCACCCTCGGCGCGGGCTCAGGTCCTTATTTAGATGGGCAGTCACTAAACCTATATGACATCTTAGGTCTTTCCTTAGGGGTGGTCCCCCGTTTCGCCAAAAAATATCTCAACCTCGCGGAAGAGACCACCCGGGTTTTATCGGAGTACAAAAAAGATGTGGAGGAAGGTAGATTTCCTGCGGAAGAGCATTATTTCCGCATGGACGAGAAGGAATTACAAAAGCTGATGGCCAAGAAAAAAAGAAAATGA
- a CDS encoding cupin domain-containing protein, whose translation HTSGARTCTINCIKTPAGGGSPAGMHVHDVDQIFYILSGTMSIEIEGKQYDCSPGSLIVFPAGVRHRNWNGSSEPTVHLAFNTPLPDPNVPFAKSV comes from the coding sequence TCACACCTCGGGCGCCAGGACCTGCACGATCAATTGCATCAAGACGCCCGCCGGCGGCGGCTCCCCGGCCGGCATGCACGTCCACGACGTCGATCAGATCTTCTACATCCTGAGTGGCACGATGAGCATCGAGATCGAGGGTAAGCAGTACGACTGCTCTCCCGGCTCGCTCATCGTCTTCCCTGCCGGCGTGCGGCACCGCAACTGGAACGGCAGCAGTGAGCCGACCGTCCACCTGGCCTTCAATACGCCCCTTCCTGACCCCAACGTCCCCTTCGCCAAGTCGGTCTAA